From Aedes albopictus strain Foshan chromosome 1, AalbF5, whole genome shotgun sequence, one genomic window encodes:
- the LOC109621611 gene encoding microfibril-associated glycoprotein 4 encodes TLDISRGLKAPIEVFCDQDYEGGGWLVFQNRFNGAIDFYRPWAEYKEGFGALDGEFWLGLDKLHEITYSGSYELAIQMEGFDGEKAVARYSEFAIGSEAEFYNLIKLGTYNGTAEDSLSYHSGGKFSTFDRDNDEHETHCASVYIGAWWYKACHLSNLNSRYGPTGQPNRIVVWRKWKGDSYALRKTRMMIKLKS; translated from the exons ACATTGGACATTTCTCGAGGCTTGAAAGCACCGATTGAGGTGTTCTGTGACCAGGACTATGAAGGTGGCGGTTGGCTGGTATTTCAAAATCGATTCAATGGAGCAATTGATTTCTATCGGCCCTGGGCTGAGTATAAGGAAGGGTTCGGTGCATTGGATGGAGAATTCTGGCTTGGACTGGATAAGCTCCATGAG ATAACATATTCTGGTTCGTACGAACTGGCGATTCAAATGGAAGGCTTTGATGGAGAAAAAGCGGTTGCACGATATTCTGAGTTTGCGATCGGCAGTGAAGCGGAGTTCTACAACCTAATCAAATTGGGAACGTACAACGGAACAGCGGAAGACAGTTTAAGTTATCATTCAGGGGGGAAGTTCTCAACCTTCGATCGTGATAACGATGAACATGAGACACACTGTGCATCGGTTTACATCGGAGCCTGGTGGTATAAAGCGTGTCATTTGAGCAATTTGAATTCGAGATATGGCCCAACCGGTCAGCCAAATCGTATCGTCGTCTGGCGAAAGTGGAAAGGGGACTCGTACGCTTTGAGAAAGACTCGAATGATGATAAAATTGAAGTCGTAA